One Notolabrus celidotus isolate fNotCel1 chromosome 18, fNotCel1.pri, whole genome shotgun sequence DNA window includes the following coding sequences:
- the LOC117829573 gene encoding CMRF35-like molecule 1 has product MAALLSALLIFTGLSGLQSTTTVSKVSVKAGGSISVPCLYEAEYTNHVKYLCKGYEWISCSYAVKSKTTDSSGRFSISDDKQRRIFTVTITAQTPQSLLFLVCCGDK; this is encoded by the exons ATGGCTGCTCTTCTCAGCGCTCTTCTCATCTTTACTGGACTCTCAG GACTTCAGAGCACAACTACAGTCAGTAAAGTGTCAGTGAAGGCTGGAGGCTCCATCTCAGTCCCATGTCTCTACGAGGCCGAGTACACAAACCATGTGAAATACTTGTGTAAAGGATACGAGTGGATTTCCTGCTCCTACGCAgttaaaagtaaaacaacagACAGTTCAGGGAGGTTTTCAATCTCTGatgacaaacagagaagaatctTCACTGTGACTATCACTGCCCAAACTCCTCAAAGCTTGTTATTTCTGGTGTGCTGTGGAGATAAATAA